In candidate division WOR-3 bacterium, the following are encoded in one genomic region:
- a CDS encoding TonB-dependent receptor gives MKSLRLRTSFLVLAVLAIAGIALAANTGTVAGRVTDRQTGEPLIGASVVVDGTELGNATDLNGQYQIINIPPGTYSLTASYTGYNDLKSTGVLVVQDNATTVDFKLSVTVIELKKVIEVVAKKKELVTRSAVSVERVITSEDFKRLPVTSLSDLVGMQAGVSQSNRGGWTHIRGGRFNDVAYLVDGVSAQDALVGTLWSSPKPTTDALQSVVVITGGFDAEYGSAMSGIIKAVTKEGGTRTTGRLGYTTDDVFPANSGYNYGYNRLTFSLGGPTPIWKRLRYFLSTEYLKTDDASGIRYKINSPRGEYAVEGKLTLQMPKEFGLTREGLKFTLDGYHSNYQWQSWGNSYKYYLAGLFANRVRSQKANFTINHLLSPTTVYEVKVGAFQTSFIRTVRNSAAEAADTAGFWGTLRKTGIWNRYIFRAEDWVFNYQKYSDYELAHGGTDTIKSMRDAVLKLYRSFWLDANGNPVYAHAGKKNFSSGYAMIDNPWGVAGLFVTEGDERTWHYRSTEQVLGKIDLTHTVSKIHEIKTGLDVTSYSLSEYTNSLPWDMNPFWDAYNYKPLVVAGYVQDRADFEDLVVRAGIRLDYLDSKAKVRAFPESLGAQPNIADSLLPVPAKYRLAPRLGLSYPITERIKFRFSYGHFYKNPSFSDLYTYADRTAAELRSRGNVIVGNADMGAEKTIAYEMGFDAQLTDIFAFDLTAFYKDVFDLSGVRTVQALPQPYTMYYNVEYARIQGLEATMTKVLDQYWSSRIGYTFQIAKGTASTADAQYQRSTPRQLDYFLDQDVRHSFHGDLAFSFPSDFGFVPMRDFEAAGVLNYSTGTPYTPTDQKGNQIGLSNSARLPSTYQLDGRLGKDFTFAGMSLSINCDITNVLNTEIITGVFAATGKPDNTGRVITPLEFSAAGFLFGDPFYHPARDYDHDGFITREEQFVSYLKAYDDANISPTRYGPPRKIKLGLSLAF, from the coding sequence ATGAAAAGCTTAAGACTTCGTACTTCGTTCCTGGTCCTGGCCGTGCTGGCTATCGCCGGCATCGCCCTGGCCGCCAACACCGGGACTGTCGCCGGCCGGGTGACTGACAGGCAGACCGGCGAGCCGCTGATCGGTGCCAGCGTAGTGGTCGACGGCACCGAACTCGGGAACGCCACCGACCTCAACGGTCAGTACCAGATCATCAACATACCGCCCGGCACGTACAGCTTGACGGCGTCCTACACCGGCTACAACGATCTCAAGTCCACGGGCGTGCTCGTCGTCCAGGACAACGCCACGACCGTCGACTTCAAGTTGTCGGTGACGGTGATCGAGCTCAAGAAGGTGATCGAGGTCGTCGCCAAGAAGAAGGAACTGGTGACACGTTCCGCCGTGTCGGTGGAAAGAGTCATCACTTCCGAGGACTTCAAGCGGCTGCCGGTGACGAGCCTTTCCGACCTGGTCGGGATGCAGGCGGGCGTCTCCCAGTCCAATCGCGGCGGGTGGACCCACATCCGCGGCGGCCGGTTCAATGACGTGGCCTATCTGGTCGACGGCGTGTCCGCCCAGGACGCGCTGGTCGGCACGCTTTGGTCATCGCCGAAGCCGACCACCGACGCTCTGCAGTCAGTCGTCGTGATCACCGGCGGTTTCGACGCCGAGTATGGTTCTGCCATGTCCGGCATCATCAAGGCCGTGACCAAGGAGGGCGGGACCAGGACGACCGGTCGCCTCGGTTACACAACCGACGACGTCTTCCCGGCCAACTCCGGCTACAACTACGGCTATAACCGGCTGACGTTCTCGCTGGGCGGGCCGACGCCGATCTGGAAGCGCCTTCGCTACTTCCTGTCGACCGAGTACCTGAAGACGGACGATGCCTCGGGAATCCGCTACAAAATCAACTCGCCCCGCGGCGAGTACGCGGTCGAGGGCAAGCTCACCCTGCAGATGCCGAAGGAGTTCGGCCTGACCCGGGAAGGGCTGAAGTTCACCCTGGACGGCTACCACTCGAACTACCAGTGGCAGAGCTGGGGCAACTCCTACAAGTACTACCTGGCCGGGCTCTTTGCCAACCGGGTGCGTTCGCAGAAAGCCAATTTCACCATCAACCACCTGCTCTCACCGACAACGGTCTACGAAGTGAAGGTCGGTGCGTTCCAGACGTCGTTCATCCGGACGGTGCGCAACTCCGCGGCCGAGGCGGCCGACACGGCCGGGTTCTGGGGTACGCTCCGGAAAACCGGTATCTGGAACCGCTACATCTTCCGCGCCGAAGACTGGGTGTTCAACTACCAGAAATACTCGGACTACGAGCTGGCTCACGGTGGGACCGATACCATCAAGTCGATGCGCGACGCGGTGCTCAAGCTCTACCGGTCTTTCTGGCTGGACGCCAACGGCAATCCGGTCTACGCTCATGCCGGGAAAAAGAACTTCTCGTCCGGGTACGCGATGATCGACAACCCGTGGGGCGTGGCCGGGCTCTTCGTTACCGAGGGCGATGAGCGAACCTGGCACTACCGCTCGACCGAACAGGTCCTGGGCAAGATAGACCTGACCCACACCGTGTCGAAGATCCACGAGATCAAGACCGGCCTTGACGTGACGTCGTACTCGCTCTCCGAGTACACAAACTCGCTGCCCTGGGACATGAACCCGTTCTGGGATGCCTATAACTACAAGCCGCTGGTCGTGGCCGGGTACGTGCAGGACCGGGCCGACTTCGAGGACCTGGTGGTCCGGGCCGGGATCCGACTCGACTACCTCGATTCGAAGGCGAAGGTGCGCGCGTTCCCGGAAAGCCTGGGCGCGCAGCCAAACATCGCCGACTCGCTGCTGCCGGTGCCGGCCAAGTACCGGCTGGCGCCGCGCCTCGGCCTCTCCTACCCGATCACCGAGCGGATCAAGTTCCGCTTCAGCTACGGCCACTTCTACAAGAACCCGTCTTTCTCCGACCTGTACACGTACGCGGACCGGACCGCAGCCGAGCTGCGGAGCCGCGGCAATGTCATCGTCGGCAATGCCGACATGGGCGCGGAGAAGACCATCGCCTATGAGATGGGTTTCGATGCCCAGTTGACCGACATCTTCGCGTTCGACCTGACCGCGTTCTACAAGGACGTCTTCGACCTGTCCGGCGTGCGCACCGTCCAGGCACTGCCCCAGCCCTACACCATGTACTACAACGTGGAGTACGCGCGGATCCAGGGCCTGGAGGCGACGATGACGAAGGTGCTCGACCAGTACTGGTCGAGCCGCATCGGCTACACGTTCCAGATAGCGAAGGGCACGGCTTCGACCGCCGACGCCCAGTACCAGCGCTCGACGCCGCGGCAGCTCGACTACTTCCTCGACCAGGACGTCCGCCACTCGTTCCACGGCGACCTGGCCTTCTCGTTCCCGTCCGACTTCGGCTTCGTGCCGATGCGGGACTTCGAAGCAGCGGGCGTGCTCAACTACAGTACCGGTACGCCCTACACGCCGACCGACCAGAAGGGCAACCAGATCGGGCTGTCAAATTCCGCCCGGCTGCCCAGCACCTACCAGCTTGACGGCCGGCTCGGCAAGGACTTCACGTTCGCCGGCATGTCGCTCTCGATCAACTGCGACATCACGAACGTGCTGAACACCGAGATCATCACGGGCGTGTTCGCTGCGACCGGCAAGCCCGACAACACCGGCCGAGTCATCACCCCCCTGGAGTTCAGCGCCGCCGGATTCCTCTTCGGCGACCCCTTCTATCACCCCGCGCGCGACTACGACCACGACGGGTTCATTACCCGTGAAGAGCAGTTCGTTTCCTACCTCAAGGCCTACGATGACGCGAACATCTCGCCGACGCGCTACGGCCCGCCGCGCAAGATCAAGCTCGGCCTGAGCCTGGCGTTCTAA
- a CDS encoding UPF0164 family protein: protein MKNGITILLTLALLASVAFFSPAQAAFSKVGTTGAAFLKIGVGRSTAMGDAFCAIADDASASYFNPAGLARVERQVALNHVDWIADVSHENLAIVLPMTNFGTLAFTVTALSMGQIEQTTIDNPNTVTREDEGTGLFFGASDMAFAVSYARIITDKLSFGVTTKVINQSIWDMSATAVGFDLGLFYNTGFRSLRIGAAVTNYGTQLSFTGRQLDYSFFWTDSGPSQLRGSYSTTPAGLPTSFRFGVAYDIIEAQNLDKDSRLTAALDITHPSDVNETVNFGLEYGLANVFFLRGGYILNADNSYQEELGWLTGLSAGLGARAKPVRGLSLGLDYTFRYIKYLKPTHRLQLTVGF from the coding sequence ATGAAAAACGGAATCACGATTCTCCTGACTCTGGCACTCCTGGCGTCGGTGGCGTTCTTCTCTCCGGCCCAGGCAGCGTTCTCGAAGGTCGGCACCACCGGGGCCGCGTTCCTCAAAATCGGAGTCGGCCGGTCAACCGCGATGGGCGACGCATTCTGCGCCATCGCGGACGATGCCTCGGCCAGCTACTTCAACCCGGCCGGACTGGCCCGGGTGGAGCGGCAGGTAGCGCTGAACCACGTCGACTGGATCGCCGACGTCAGTCACGAGAACCTCGCCATCGTGCTGCCGATGACCAACTTCGGTACGCTGGCATTCACGGTGACTGCCCTGTCCATGGGCCAGATCGAACAGACGACGATTGACAACCCCAATACCGTGACCCGTGAGGATGAAGGCACCGGGCTCTTCTTCGGTGCTTCGGATATGGCCTTCGCGGTGAGCTATGCCCGGATTATCACCGACAAGCTCTCCTTTGGTGTCACGACCAAGGTCATCAATCAGAGTATCTGGGACATGTCGGCAACGGCGGTTGGCTTCGACCTCGGCCTCTTCTACAATACCGGCTTCAGGTCTCTTCGCATCGGGGCGGCGGTCACCAACTACGGCACCCAGCTCAGCTTCACCGGACGGCAGCTCGACTACAGCTTCTTCTGGACCGACTCCGGCCCGAGCCAGCTCCGCGGTTCATACAGCACGACGCCGGCCGGCCTGCCGACGTCGTTCCGCTTCGGCGTCGCCTACGACATCATCGAAGCCCAGAACCTGGACAAGGACTCCCGCCTCACCGCCGCACTCGACATCACCCATCCTTCGGACGTCAACGAAACAGTGAACTTCGGACTTGAGTACGGACTCGCCAACGTCTTTTTCCTGCGGGGCGGATACATCCTGAATGCCGATAACTCCTATCAGGAGGAACTCGGCTGGCTTACCGGTTTGTCTGCCGGTCTCGGTGCCCGCGCCAAGCCGGTTCGCGGTCTGAGCCTGGGGCTTGACTACACTTTCCGGTACATCAAGTACTTGAAGCCCACTCACCGTCTGCAGTTGACAGTCGGGTTCTAG
- a CDS encoding FAD-binding oxidoreductase, whose amino-acid sequence MTCRPFSHPAARRLAEICTPERTITDPALLVDYGHDESTEPHRLPEALVKTRSAGEVAAVIRLAREEQVPITPRGLGTGLAGGSIPTRGGIVVSTELMDRVIEVDAGNLMVRTQPGVRTARLQQACAELGLYYPVDPASLEDCSIGGNVATNAGGARAYKYGVTGDYVRGVEAVLADGSIIRYGGKLHKNVTGYDLNKLLIGSEGTLGIITEITFKLVPRPRHQVDVLVPFDRLEQGVELCLRVIRDSRLMPAVVEFIERGGIAACSQVLGTCLPFADAAVQVLIELEGNDRQQVLSECVLLGETAMELGAREPLVADNATDQERLWTARRSIAKTLKQVYTQVTAEDVVVPLSELPATVELVARLQEKHGIPIVPFGHIGDGNIHVDICRNMADDGEWQRTRAAVVDELVDFVLARGGQITAEHGVGSAKRHLMKRALGPAELGVMRRLKQALDPESTLNPGKILPED is encoded by the coding sequence GTGACCTGCAGACCGTTTTCACACCCGGCGGCAAGACGGTTGGCTGAGATCTGCACACCCGAGAGGACTATCACCGACCCGGCGCTGCTTGTCGACTATGGGCATGACGAGAGCACCGAGCCACACCGTCTGCCCGAGGCCTTGGTGAAGACACGGTCGGCAGGGGAAGTCGCTGCGGTAATCCGCCTAGCCCGAGAGGAACAGGTGCCGATAACGCCGCGCGGGCTCGGGACCGGCCTCGCGGGCGGGTCGATACCAACCAGGGGCGGCATCGTCGTTTCCACCGAACTGATGGACCGGGTGATCGAAGTCGACGCCGGCAACCTGATGGTTCGCACCCAACCCGGAGTCCGTACCGCCAGACTGCAGCAGGCGTGCGCCGAACTCGGGCTCTACTACCCGGTCGACCCGGCCTCGCTCGAAGACTGCTCTATCGGCGGCAACGTAGCCACCAATGCCGGCGGCGCCCGAGCCTACAAGTACGGCGTCACCGGCGACTATGTACGTGGCGTCGAAGCGGTTCTCGCCGACGGTTCCATCATCCGCTACGGCGGCAAGCTCCACAAGAACGTGACCGGCTATGACCTGAACAAGCTGCTCATCGGCTCCGAAGGTACGCTGGGCATCATCACCGAAATCACGTTCAAGCTCGTACCCAGACCCAGGCACCAGGTTGACGTACTGGTACCGTTCGACCGGCTCGAACAGGGCGTCGAACTCTGCCTGCGTGTCATCCGCGACAGCCGGCTGATGCCGGCAGTGGTCGAATTCATCGAGCGGGGCGGCATCGCCGCCTGCAGCCAGGTGCTGGGCACCTGCCTGCCCTTTGCCGACGCGGCAGTCCAGGTGCTCATCGAACTCGAGGGCAACGACCGGCAGCAGGTCCTGAGCGAATGCGTGCTGCTCGGTGAAACCGCGATGGAACTGGGTGCGCGCGAGCCGCTGGTGGCGGACAATGCCACCGACCAGGAACGGCTTTGGACGGCCCGCCGTTCCATCGCCAAGACTCTGAAGCAGGTCTACACGCAGGTCACTGCCGAGGACGTGGTCGTGCCGCTGTCGGAGCTGCCGGCGACGGTTGAGCTGGTCGCCCGGCTGCAGGAGAAACACGGCATCCCGATTGTCCCTTTCGGCCACATCGGCGACGGCAATATCCACGTTGACATCTGTCGCAACATGGCCGACGACGGTGAATGGCAGCGGACTCGGGCAGCGGTGGTGGACGAACTGGTTGACTTCGTGCTGGCGCGGGGCGGGCAGATAACCGCCGAGCACGGAGTCGGCTCAGCCAAGCGCCACCTTATGAAGCGGGCGCTCGGTCCGGCCGAACTCGGTGTTATGCGCCGGCTCAAGCAGGCGCTGGACCCGGAGAGCACCCTGAATCCGGGGAAGATCCTGCCGGAAGACTAG
- the trxA gene encoding thioredoxin, which yields MADVKQVNDANFEAEVIKSALPVLVDFWAPWCGPCKMLGPVVEGLAAKYSAKMTICKLNTDESPATPGRYDIHGIPTLIIFKGGKEVERHVGYAAENVLSAKIEQHLA from the coding sequence ATGGCTGATGTGAAGCAGGTAAATGATGCTAACTTTGAAGCGGAAGTCATCAAGTCGGCGCTTCCGGTACTGGTAGATTTTTGGGCTCCCTGGTGCGGTCCGTGCAAAATGCTGGGACCGGTAGTCGAGGGGCTGGCAGCAAAGTACTCAGCCAAGATGACGATCTGCAAACTGAACACGGACGAGAGCCCGGCGACGCCCGGCAGGTATGACATTCACGGCATACCGACGCTCATCATCTTCAAAGGCGGGAAGGAAGTTGAGCGGCACGTGGGATACGCCGCGGAGAACGTCCTGTCCGCCAAGATCGAGCAGCACCTGGCCTAA
- a CDS encoding winged helix-turn-helix transcriptional regulator encodes MKRESHTGRRASKSYIESCIDRDGAERLARTFKALGHPMRLQLVAGLMKQECNVKHMTECLGVAQATVSQQLAVLRAAEVVTYERKGNQVCYRVTSPWLRQLVSTVAKAQKE; translated from the coding sequence ATGAAGCGGGAATCGCACACCGGCCGAAGAGCGTCGAAATCATATATAGAAAGCTGCATAGATCGTGACGGGGCAGAAAGGTTGGCTCGCACCTTCAAGGCGCTGGGTCACCCGATGAGGCTGCAGTTGGTGGCGGGGCTGATGAAGCAGGAATGTAACGTAAAGCACATGACCGAGTGTCTTGGAGTGGCCCAGGCTACGGTATCGCAGCAGCTGGCTGTGTTGAGAGCAGCCGAAGTAGTGACGTACGAGAGAAAAGGAAACCAGGTCTGTTACCGGGTGACAAGCCCCTGGCTCCGTCAGCTGGTGAGCACGGTCGCCAAGGCACAGAAGGAGTAA
- a CDS encoding DUF4097 domain-containing protein, protein MRYQLRRFLPALLLAAACLYTYRLDVAKTHTYPAAGISGLNASTKNGFIRVTASTDTVLVVVESTYAYGRNLADAEQYIANVIYSDTVVGNELRVKAEDTLGGSRPYGASFTITAPDTIDLALSTTNGEISVTSTVGSINANTTNAGIELIGTRGTASVSTTNGKLDVAVHSGALYGATTNGAIDCDIAVLDVAEDVGLATTNGKVTLLLPADVSAVVEVTNSTGMITIHDFTVTYETQTEHHVRARIGSGASDITITTTNADVVVRRRS, encoded by the coding sequence GTGAGATACCAACTGCGCCGGTTCCTTCCCGCTCTATTGTTGGCAGCTGCCTGTCTGTATACGTACAGGCTGGACGTTGCGAAGACCCACACGTATCCAGCCGCCGGAATCAGCGGCCTCAATGCCTCAACCAAGAACGGCTTCATCCGCGTGACAGCGTCCACCGACACGGTCCTCGTCGTCGTCGAGTCGACATACGCATACGGCCGGAACCTTGCGGACGCCGAGCAGTATATTGCCAATGTCATCTACAGCGACACGGTTGTCGGCAACGAACTGCGGGTGAAGGCAGAAGATACGTTGGGCGGCAGCCGGCCGTACGGCGCCAGTTTCACCATCACCGCCCCGGATACCATCGATCTTGCCCTGTCGACCACCAACGGCGAGATCAGCGTGACGAGTACGGTCGGCAGCATCAACGCCAATACGACCAACGCCGGTATCGAACTGATCGGCACCAGGGGAACTGCCAGCGTGTCGACGACGAACGGCAAGCTGGACGTGGCCGTTCATAGCGGCGCACTCTACGGAGCCACCACCAACGGCGCGATTGACTGCGACATCGCGGTCCTCGACGTCGCCGAGGACGTTGGGCTGGCAACCACGAACGGCAAGGTGACGTTACTGCTCCCCGCCGACGTCTCGGCTGTGGTTGAAGTGACGAACTCCACCGGTATGATCACGATCCACGACTTCACGGTGACGTACGAGACCCAGACCGAGCACCACGTGCGCGCCCGCATCGGTTCCGGTGCGTCGGACATCACCATTACCACTACGAATGCCGATGTCGTGGTCCGCCGGCGGTCGTGA
- a CDS encoding GNAT family N-acetyltransferase, translating to MPTPTIRRAVPGDYEAICELADLMDQPQREALPDRFRKPSGPVRLRDRTEKLMHDPDTFLAVAELDGRVVGVTNCGLLRMDDFPQKRPLTSLLVRGVVVRPELRRRGIAALLVGKAIEWAREQGAAEVQANVYDFNQPATAFFASLGLAPLSHRLVRRLSG from the coding sequence GTGCCGACGCCGACAATCCGCCGCGCCGTTCCGGGTGACTACGAAGCCATCTGCGAGCTGGCTGACCTGATGGACCAGCCTCAACGTGAAGCCCTGCCTGACCGCTTCCGCAAGCCCTCGGGCCCGGTCCGCCTGCGTGACCGGACCGAGAAGCTCATGCACGACCCCGACACATTCCTGGCAGTCGCCGAACTCGACGGCCGCGTCGTCGGCGTGACGAACTGCGGCCTGCTCCGGATGGATGACTTCCCGCAGAAGCGCCCGCTCACCTCACTGCTCGTACGCGGCGTCGTGGTGCGACCCGAACTGCGGCGTAGAGGGATTGCCGCACTGCTCGTAGGCAAGGCAATCGAGTGGGCGCGTGAGCAGGGCGCTGCCGAGGTGCAGGCCAACGTCTACGACTTCAACCAGCCTGCCACCGCCTTCTTCGCTTCGCTCGGCCTCGCTCCCTTGAGCCACCGCCTGGTCCGCCGCCTGAGCGGCTGA
- a CDS encoding flavin reductase family protein, with translation MSKARISNNVFPYPMPMTVVGAEVDGKPNFLAAAWVTRCNPNPPMVLAALGKMHHTNRGIREHREFSISIPSAAMLKLVDYAGLVSGARIDKSGLFETFSGDLKHAPMAKACGLAMECRLVQVVELTVDELFIGEIVSAYADEGILTDGKPDVRKLSPFTLTMPDNRYWAVGDELARAWSAGRELVRP, from the coding sequence ATGAGCAAAGCCAGAATATCGAACAACGTCTTTCCCTATCCGATGCCGATGACCGTGGTCGGCGCCGAAGTCGACGGCAAGCCGAACTTCCTGGCTGCGGCCTGGGTCACCCGCTGCAACCCGAACCCGCCCATGGTGCTCGCCGCGCTCGGCAAGATGCACCACACAAACCGCGGCATCCGAGAACACCGAGAGTTCAGCATCAGCATCCCCTCGGCTGCCATGCTGAAGCTCGTCGACTATGCCGGGCTGGTCTCCGGGGCCCGGATCGACAAATCCGGCCTGTTCGAGACCTTCAGCGGCGACCTCAAACACGCGCCGATGGCCAAAGCCTGCGGGCTCGCGATGGAGTGTCGCCTCGTGCAGGTGGTCGAACTGACGGTCGACGAGCTCTTCATCGGCGAGATAGTCTCCGCCTATGCCGACGAAGGAATCCTAACTGACGGCAAGCCCGACGTCAGGAAGCTGAGCCCGTTCACGCTCACAATGCCCGACAACCGCTACTGGGCGGTGGGCGATGAGCTGGCCCGAGCGTGGAGTGCAGGCAGGGAACTCGTCCGGCCCTGA
- a CDS encoding creatininase family protein, with the protein MRTTFRTRKLEELNWMEFKRLVPKKTDAVLVPVGTIEAHGVTGLGTDNQIPASICDRVAERVNALVAPGITYGITKSLLPYPGSVTVLPDTFERYAYEVAAGLADAGFRRIVFLNGHGGNTEALKNVSLRLFREKKTYSAVIDWWTLCVEEIKQVYGHVGGHAGTDETAMVQVDHPGDVCKQDYSKDLAFTVQPGLAAVPFPGSIILYKQDEGYPDFDPAKAGKLMTAVCAKVEATLLDVFRRWRQLGTGGEHR; encoded by the coding sequence ATGAGGACTACCTTCCGTACCCGCAAGCTCGAAGAGCTGAACTGGATGGAGTTCAAGCGCCTTGTTCCGAAGAAGACCGACGCCGTGCTCGTCCCGGTCGGCACCATCGAGGCCCACGGTGTGACTGGGCTCGGCACCGACAATCAGATACCGGCCTCGATCTGCGACCGGGTCGCAGAGAGGGTGAACGCGCTGGTTGCGCCGGGCATCACCTACGGCATCACCAAGTCCCTTCTGCCCTATCCCGGCTCAGTCACCGTGCTGCCCGATACGTTCGAGCGCTACGCATACGAGGTCGCTGCCGGGTTGGCCGACGCGGGTTTCCGCCGTATCGTCTTCTTGAACGGCCACGGCGGGAACACCGAGGCCTTGAAGAATGTCTCGCTACGGCTCTTTCGAGAGAAGAAGACGTACAGCGCAGTCATCGACTGGTGGACGCTCTGCGTCGAGGAGATCAAGCAGGTCTACGGTCACGTGGGCGGACACGCCGGTACCGACGAAACGGCAATGGTGCAGGTCGACCATCCCGGAGACGTGTGCAAGCAGGACTACTCGAAGGACCTCGCGTTCACGGTCCAGCCCGGCCTCGCCGCCGTCCCGTTCCCCGGCTCGATCATCCTGTACAAACAGGACGAAGGCTATCCCGATTTCGATCCGGCCAAAGCCGGAAAGCTGATGACCGCGGTCTGTGCCAAAGTCGAGGCGACGCTGCTCGACGTGTTCAGACGCTGGAGACAGCTCGGCACTGGTGGAGAGCACCGATAA
- a CDS encoding transporter, with product MKRPTVMVLALAVLAGSAMATAFIGRSSAMNKQYQFYGWANFGYNQTALSYNWTAGKYEAPAGFVATQTISCDLTLGFGLSKEFDIDVVAPLAMKQKGDAKSTGLGDLMVYARYGILQDPDKPLKAALILGANFPTADKKASPALSDRTTDFAFGLSMNTKKLGKFGGHVRAAYWFNGNLPDVEAPTKVGDMFEYLLAGDYSASKTITPQLGVSGYIRDQTTLGGTWVPKSQVSQHLVSALLMWKPISALTIRPKVSLPLTSISEGGAMANWYAGLDVWVFVP from the coding sequence GTGAAGAGACCAACAGTGATGGTGCTGGCCCTGGCTGTGCTGGCCGGGAGTGCGATGGCGACGGCTTTCATCGGCCGTTCGTCCGCGATGAACAAGCAGTACCAGTTCTACGGCTGGGCGAACTTCGGATACAACCAGACTGCGCTGAGCTACAACTGGACAGCGGGCAAGTACGAAGCGCCGGCAGGGTTCGTCGCCACGCAGACGATATCCTGCGACCTGACGCTGGGGTTCGGGTTGTCCAAAGAGTTCGACATCGACGTGGTCGCCCCGCTGGCGATGAAGCAGAAGGGCGATGCGAAGTCTACCGGTCTGGGCGACCTGATGGTCTACGCGCGCTACGGAATTCTCCAGGACCCGGACAAGCCGCTCAAAGCCGCTCTCATACTCGGCGCCAATTTCCCTACCGCGGACAAGAAGGCGAGCCCGGCGCTCAGTGACCGGACTACGGACTTCGCGTTCGGGCTCTCCATGAACACGAAGAAGCTCGGCAAGTTCGGCGGCCACGTCCGGGCCGCGTACTGGTTCAACGGTAATCTCCCGGACGTCGAGGCGCCGACGAAGGTCGGAGATATGTTCGAGTATCTACTGGCCGGGGACTACTCCGCCTCGAAGACCATCACGCCCCAGTTGGGCGTGTCCGGGTACATACGGGACCAGACTACGTTGGGTGGGACATGGGTCCCGAAGTCTCAGGTCAGCCAGCACCTGGTTAGCGCACTGCTGATGTGGAAGCCGATTTCGGCGCTGACAATCCGGCCCAAGGTCTCCCTGCCGCTGACCTCTATCTCCGAAGGGGGCGCGATGGCCAACTGGTACGCCGGATTGGACGTGTGGGTGTTCGTGCCCTGA
- a CDS encoding thiamine-phosphate pyrophosphorylase — translation MTDQRAARIIDVNINRLTEGLRVVEDVVRLALEDRRLLVGVRKLRTQVGRDVRVLRRQVIPGRKSETDLGRGDGFDRARRRSLEDVLLANFKRAEESARVLEEVLKVTEPGLAGRFKTLRFRLYDLEREALAASDEARARPSSNDEIPKLD, via the coding sequence GTGACGGACCAACGCGCCGCCCGTATCATCGACGTCAATATCAATCGACTGACCGAGGGGCTGCGCGTGGTCGAGGACGTGGTGCGGCTTGCGCTGGAGGACCGGAGGTTGCTCGTCGGCGTCAGGAAGCTCAGAACCCAGGTCGGACGGGACGTGCGGGTCCTGCGGCGGCAGGTGATTCCCGGCCGCAAGAGCGAGACCGACCTCGGCCGGGGCGACGGCTTCGACCGGGCCAGACGCCGGAGTCTTGAGGACGTGCTTCTGGCAAACTTCAAGCGTGCCGAGGAGTCGGCGCGCGTGCTGGAAGAGGTGCTTAAGGTCACGGAGCCGGGGCTGGCCGGCAGGTTCAAGACCCTGCGGTTCAGGCTGTACGACCTTGAACGTGAGGCACTGGCCGCAAGTGACGAAGCTCGTGCGCGGCCAAGCTCGAATGACGAAATCCCGAAGCTCGATTGA